Within Myceligenerans xiligouense, the genomic segment CCTCATGCCCGGCGACGTGACGGGCTCCCTCGTCTACGACGCGAACACCGCGCAGTTCTCCTTCCGGGAGGGCCCGGTGTTCACGAACCTGATGCTCGCCGACGAGATCAACCGGACGCCGCCCAAGACCCAGGCGTCGCTGCTGGAGGCGATGGAGGAGCGGCAGGTCTCCGTGGACGGCACGCCGCGCATGCTGCCGGACCCGTTCGTCGTCGTCGCCACGCAGAACCCGGTCGAGTACGAGGGCACGTACCCGCTGCCGGAGGCGCAGCTCGACCGGTTCCTCCTCAAGCTGGTCCTGCCGCTTCCCGAGCGCGAGGAGGAGGTCGAGGTCCTCGCCCGCCACGCGGCCGGTTTCGACCCCCGCGACCTGCGCGGCGCGGGGCTCACACCCGTCGCGGACGCCGACGTGCTCGCCCGCGCCCGCGCCGAGGTGAGCAAGGTGCAGGTGTCGCGCGAGGTCCTCGGCTACGCCGTCGACGTGTGCCGCGCCACGCGGTACTCGCCCTCGCTCTCGCTCGGCGTCTCGCCTCGTGGGGCCACGGCACTGCTGCGGACGTCGCGAGCCTGGGCCTGGCTGTCCGGCCGCTCGTTCGTGACGCCCGACGACGTCAAGGCGCTCGCCCATCCGACGCTGCGACACCGCATCCAGCTGCGGGCGGAGGCGGAGCTCGAGGGCGTGACGGCCGAGGGCGTGCTCGACACGGTGCTGGCCTCCGTGCCGGTGCCCCGCTGAGGCGGGCCGGATGGCCCTGACCTGGCGAGCCGCTGCGCTCATGGCGGCGGGTGTGATCCCGGCACTGCTCTGGCCGAGTGCCGGGACCGTGGTCGCGTGGACGCTGCTCGTGGTCCTCGTGTGCTGGGCGGACATCGCGCTGGCGGCCTCGGCGCGCCGGGTCGAGGTCCAGCGGTTCGTCCCGCAGTCGGTCCGGCTGGCCGAGCGGACGGCGTCGGAGCTGGTGGTCCGGAACGTGTCGGGGCGCCGGCTGCGCGGTGTCGTCCGTGACGCGTGGCCACCGTCTGCCCGTGCGGGGGAAGGCTCCGTCCCGGGCGGTCCGGGTCGCCACGCCGTCGACCTGCCCCACCAGGAGGCGATCCGCCTGACCACCTCGCTGCGGCCGATGCGGCGGGGCGATCGGCTCGCCGG encodes:
- a CDS encoding AAA family ATPase, producing the protein MTEPVYTRPDPAPRPDAAQPDAAQPGIASPDAPSQSLAPSQSLRSALAAVRTEVGKSVVGQDSAVTSLLIALLCQGHVLLEGVPGVAKTLLVRSLAAALSLDTKRVQFTPDLMPGDVTGSLVYDANTAQFSFREGPVFTNLMLADEINRTPPKTQASLLEAMEERQVSVDGTPRMLPDPFVVVATQNPVEYEGTYPLPEAQLDRFLLKLVLPLPEREEEVEVLARHAAGFDPRDLRGAGLTPVADADVLARARAEVSKVQVSREVLGYAVDVCRATRYSPSLSLGVSPRGATALLRTSRAWAWLSGRSFVTPDDVKALAHPTLRHRIQLRAEAELEGVTAEGVLDTVLASVPVPR